One Nostoc sp. CENA543 genomic window, TAACCAACTTGCTGAACGGTTCAGCGTGTCGAAACAAACTATAAGGAAGGTTTTAGAGGGCACAAGTTAGATATTCCCATCTGTGCAGGGGGCAGCAGAACTCTTCATAGCAGTTGTCTTCTTCTAGCTGGTCGGTGGTAAGTTCTTGATAATTTATCCACTGGCTGGCGTTTTTGCTGGTTATACGGGACTGGGGAGACTCGTACCAGCTATTGGGGTAAGGTTTAGCTGTGCGGGTGAGGAGGGCGGTTAATTCTTCTACGGTGAAATCTCTTTCTTCTCGACAGTCTATATATGTCATATGGATAAAAGTGTAGGGATGAGGTGGGAGGCGGAGGCTTGAAGTGTACCTCTCTTTTCCTCTCTGATACCACTATTATAGCACAAATATCATTTGTGGTGTCAATCTGCTGTTATATTTTTACTAATTTTCTGCAAAATATATATCCCCATAAGGGGATTAAAACAAACAAAAATAGCTGTTTCAGAGTACCCCACAGTCCCCCTTGTTTTTTTGAAAATAGGGGGGACTGTGGGGGGTAAGAATCCTTTAACCACAAGGCTTGCAGCATTTTTGTTCCCTATTGGGGATAGGAACAGTGACTGAGGCACCCCCGACCTTGCGCCCCTTTTGCACCCCATTACCGAGAAGCCAGCTTAACCTGGGATTTTGACACCACATTTACCTTTCAATAGTTATTTATGCTATAATAGTGGTGTCACCTACAGAGATAAAGAATATGTCTATCCATAGAGAAAAGATAAACAGCCTCTTACAGCCCATAAAACAGTACATAGATAAGCTGCGCTTCATCCTTTCAGAAGCGTCTTGCGGTCGCGAAGCATTCGGCGTATGCAGGTTAAGCAGTATTTACGTCCCTGAAGGCGAAGAGTGCGAGATTGTAGCTATCACAAACGCCCTTTCTCACAAAGTATCCATCGCCTACCGGATGATAGCTGAAGACATCCAGTTTGGGTTGTTTGCTAAAACCTGGTCTAAATACACCGCACTAGTTGACGATTTAAGCGCTGTTTCCCAAAGAATCGAGGCAATGCTCAAAGGAGAGATTATAGAGGTTGCTGAGCCTGTTGTAGAGGCTGTGGAGCCAACAGATGATGAACTACTATCTCACCTAGAAGTTGCTGAGGAGCGCATCGACTGGCTCACAGCTGTATGTCAATATGCTTCTGAAGGCTGGGACTACTATGACAAGGAAAACACCGACTACAGAAGCGCTAGAGATGAGTCTTACCGCGAGCTAGGTACTGTAGGCACGTCCCGTAAAGATTTAGTTTCCCACTCGGTTAGAAGAGTCTTATCCGATGTTGAAGCTATCACGGAGAAGGTACTACATTCTGAGTGGCAAGGATTAACTATACTACAAGCCCGTGTAGATAAGTATCAGGAGCTATTTAAAGATATTCGTAGTGTCTTAGGGCAGGTTAAGGAGTTTATCTCTGATATGAAGCGTAGAGAACTCTTAATTCCTATATTTCCTTTCTGGATTCCGCCTCCAGAGGTTGTTAACAGTAGTATATCTGTGCTACAATACTAATAACAGCAGAATAAGAGGAAGCGGACACTTCCCCTTAAATATATAAAAGCTGTCATTTTCATTTTCTATTCATGGACTGAATCCACATGACTACATTAACACACTACGCTCAAGATGGTCTAGAAATTTATATCGACCACGAAACTGGTGAGAGTTTTGCATCTGCCAAAGGCTACTCCAGAATGGCTAACGTTGAGTACGACACTATTAAAAAGCGTTGCCAACGCGGGGGATGTGACCAAGCTGAAATCCCTACTGAGCAAGGGATTAGGTGGGGGACATTAGTTACAGAAGACCTTATTGCTGAATGGTTGCCTAAAGATAACCCAGCCGCAGCTACCCAGTTACTTAAGTTAGGTGTGCGCCTCTTTATGCACAAGCTAGCTGGTTATGAACACAAAGCTGCACAGCCCCAACTACCAACTTCCTATTTAGACGCACTAAAAGCCCTCGTACAGTCTGAGGAAGAAAAGTTAGCTCTATCTCTCAAAGCCCAGGAGCAGGCTGCAATTATTGAAGAGTTACAGCCTAAAGCTGAGATATATGAACAGTTATGTGAGAACTACGAGGGTACTTTCGATTTAGGTACAGCCTCAAAGGTTATGGGCTTTAAGGATCTCGGTCAGAAGAGGTTGTTTGCTAAGCTGCGCGAGATGAACATCATCTTTGGTAGGAACAATATACCCTATCAGGAGTTTATGGAAAGGGGATACTTCATTGTCAAAGAGACTCACAGCCCTAACGGTCGTCATGTAGCCTTCCAGCCTCGTCTTACCCAGCGCGGTTTGAACTGGTTGACCGCAAAGCTAAAAGAATGGGGTTACAAGCCCCAGGAGGCTTAAGTCATGCAAACACCTACAACCTCCGTCCGCATCCCCTTTGAACTACGAGACGACTTCACATCAATCCGCGAGCGTCTAGGTCTACGACAAACAGAAGCCATCCTTCAAGCATTGGAACTTTGGGTAAACATAAACAAACAGGAGAACTAAAATGATCAACTTCGAGATGAGTAAAACAAAACTAGCCTTCTTGCTAATCGTAGGTACTATCATGGGTCTTATCGCATCTGCCTACGCCACTAACTATGAAACAGTGAACCCTACCGAAGCTAAGGAAGGTTTGGTACAGGGAATAATCAAAAACATTAAATAGTTAAATAGGTATCTACTTTATCCCCCAGCTAGTCTGGGGTTTTTTTATTGTCTGACAAAAACATATCTATAGGAGGTGAACCCATGAAAGGCATAAGCTTTCCCCTTGCTATAGACACCAGTAAAAAGACTTTAGTTACCAAGACCGACGCAGAACTTTATCGCGGTCACATCCTCAGTTGGCTCCAGACGCAGCCCTACGAACAGGAAACTTATTAATATGACAAAAAGAAAAAGTATTGAGGATGTTGAGAAGGGGTTTAGAGCAGAACGCTATACTTTACTGTCTAAAGCCTATAAGAATTGCTCGGAGAAGCTAGAAGTAAGGTGTCCCAATGGTCACGAATACCAGGTTAGCTGGAACAAATTCAAAGGGGGTAATAGGTGTCCTAAGTGCGTTGGTAAGTATAGGAGAACCTTAGATGAAGTTAAGGAGCTTTTCGCTAAAGACGGTTGTGAGCTTTTGTCTCAGAACTTTCTAAACACTAAAGATACCTTGGAGTATAAGTGTGATAAGGGGCATACAAACAAAACTACCGTCAATAGGTGGGCACGCGGTTATAAATGCCCCGACTGTTATGGTAATAAGAAAAAAACCTACCAAGACACTTATAGCTACTTCAGTAATTATGGCTATCAAATAATTACCTTAGAAAAAGATTACCAAAATAGTCAAACCAAAGTGGCTTGTATATGTCCAAGGGGGCATGAGTACCATGTAGCCCCATCGCGCTTCTATCGGGGAGACAGGTGCAATACCTGCGCGATTATGGACAGAATGGGTTCAAACAGCCCTAAATGGAAGGAAGATAAATCCTGGCTCCAGAGACTTGAGGATAGGAGTCTCCCTGAGTACGGTAACTGGAGAAAAGAAGTTTACACAAGGGATAAATTTACGTGTCAGTGTTGTGGTGATAGCAGAGGCGGTAACTTAGTGGCTCACCATATTATCAACTACAGTAACAATACTTTCCTCGCCTTTGAAGTAACTAACGGTGTCACTTTATGTGAGTCGTGTCATATAGGTTTTCATAAAACTTACGGTTACACCAATAACAGTAAAACTCAACTTCTAGAATACTATGACCACAAAAGGAATATCATTTCCGCTCGAAGTGGATGCTACCAGACGCACCCTAATCACCTCTGAGGATGCAGATTTATATAGGGGGCATATACTTTCATGGTTATTAACAGATAAAGGCGAAAGAATAATGCGACCCAACTACGGTATGAAGGACTATCTCTTCAGTGCCGTGCCCGACCTTGGTGTAATCCTCACAGAAATCCGTGAAGGTCTTGAAGAAAACATCCCAGACTGCCAGTTCCAGCTACAAGGTTCCATTAATGAACTAGGTGAAGTCGTGGTTAGCGTGTACTGGGCATGGAAGGGTGAAGACCAAAACACACTTGTAGTAACCCTTACGCCTTAAACTTATGTCAGATATTACAGAAACTCTTAACTCGATAATTTTAGATGAGCGTGATGAAGAGCAAATCGTAGAGGCTGCACAGGTTCGTGTGTTCAATGCCTCCGGCGGCGCATTAGACGACTTCACTGAGAATAGCCCCGTTGCTGCCTTGATACAGGGTCAAGCGTTCGCTGCGAGTGAGCTACTCTATCACGTAAACCGCTTGCCTATTGCTATTATTATTGACTTCTTGAAGGTGGCTGGCGTAACCCGTCGTCTTGGCACGAAAGCCGCAGCTACATTAACTTTTACACTTACTACACCACTGTCTAACAGTTTTGTTATACCTGCGGGGTTTGAAGTTATAGACAGTACGGGGAGTTTATCTTTCCTCACTGACACTGCACTAACTATTCCACCTGGACTAACCACAGGTAGCGTTACAGCAACCGCAGAGGCTACAGGTTCAGCCTACAACGTCTCTAGTTTCACATTGATTGGTATTCCTAACCCACTGACATTTCTGGGCAGTGTAACCAATCTAGAAGCTGCTAATGGCGGCTCCGACGCTGAAACTGACGACGAGGTAATTACCCGTGGTCTAACACAACTCCGCGTGCGAGCGCCTATCTCTAGTTCTGACTTTGAGTTCCTCGTAGAGACTGAGCTAGGGGCTGGTTCACGCTGCCGTGCTATTGGGTTATTAGCAGCCAACAGGGTAACTCAACAACGCGGGGCTATACACCTGTTTGTACTAAATGCTAACCAGGAGCCTGCTAACAGTGCCCAGATTGTACAGATACAACGCCTGCTAGCTGACCAAATCCCCCTCGGCTCCAGCCTGTTTGTTAGCCCAATGGAGATTCTAAATGTCTCGGCTGACCTGATATGCCGGTTAGCACCTGGACGTGAACCAGAAGCCACAGCAGATGAACTCTGGGAAGCGTATACAGCTTACCTAAACCCCTCTCAATATGAATTAGACAAAGATGTACTTCTAAATGAGGTAGAGTTCGTTCTGCGGGGAACTGGGGCTATCCGAGATATCCAGAGTTTATTACTTAATGACCAGCCACTTAATATTCCACTACCTAACGCCTATACCCTGCCTAGTGCATTTAGCCTGAACATGACCCTGGTGAACGATGAAGGTGTAGCTTTTGAGATTCTGCGCGGTGCTGGGGAGCCTGAGTAATGGACACAAAAGAAGCGTGGGACACTGGTAGACCAATATTTAGTCGCCTGCCAGATGTCTATCAGGATAATCAAGTAGCTGACTGGCTCACAGTGTTCTTTGACGAGCTACTGGTTGGTACAAAAACACTAGTAGATAGCATCCCCAGACAGCTAAATCCTACAACCTGTGATGCCGTATGGCTCGACCAGATAGCACCGCTTTTTGGGTTTAGCAGCTTGTACTGGGACAGGGGTTGGCCAGAGGCTAGCAAGCGTCTACTGCTGGCTAATGCCTACACCATCATCTGGGCTAAACGAGGCACGCGTGAGTCTATATCTTTTGTCCTAGATGCACTTAACATTCAGCACGAGATTTGGGAAGGTAGCTCATTTATCTTGGGGAGTTCACAAGTCAGTATAGACCGACTGGGCGATGGCGCATGGGAGTACAAGATACTTCTGCCCCGCCGATATCCCTTTAATGGTCAAGAGTTCCAGTTAGCGAGAAAGATAAATTACCTATTTGGTAATGTCTGGTGTGAGAGCGAAGTTACCTACCGTGACACCATAACCGGTTCTGACTTCCCTGGAGCTGCGAACCAGACAAACACTGAGCTAGACTTCAGCGACCCAACAAACAGTGCTTATTTACTATTAGGTTTATAACTTATGCCCAATAATATTATCCTTAAAGACGGCTTGGGGGTCTCTCAGACTGTCCGCACGACAGAGGTTGGAGGTATTCACACACCTCACCAAAACACCACCCTGCAGGTCGGCGGTGCTGACGTTACTAGCACTAACGCTCTGCCAGTGAACCAGGTAGACGGAAGCTACACTGCCCCTGTTACTCTTTCAACCACAGGTACTTTCTTTAGCGTAGATTGCTTAGGGTTTCTAAGTGCCGTGGTTTCCTGCACTCAAGCCGGTTCTGGTAACGTTGTCACAATCGAAGCTAGTAATGATAACTCTATCTGGCTACCTGTGGCTGGCTATGATATCTCCAACACAGGTACAACACCATCAGCTACTACAATTACCAGCACAGGTATTAGGGTCTTTACAAGCTTGGCACGGTACTTCAGAGCTAGGTTAACCGGCTTAGGCACAGGTAGCGTGACGTTAGACTGCCTTCTGCGCCGTGATATGCCAGGTAGGCTGGGAGTAAATGCCAACATCAACAGCATCACACCAAACACCGATGTGGGCGGTTTAACAACCTTCAACCCATACGTCTCGGCAGCTACAAACAACTTGACGGCTGTATCTACAACCCCTACCACCCTGTCTGCAATTATTGCCTCAAACACTTCCGCAAGCTGGCGTTACCTGAAGATATTTAACGCTGCTACCGTGACGATGGGTACAACTACACCCAACCTGAACATCGGCTTGCCGCCTGGACAAACTATCACTATACCTTTACCTGTTTATGCTCGACTTGGTACTGCGCTGCGCTTTGCCATCACAGCAGGGGCTGGGTTAACAGACAACTCCGCGATCGCAGCTAACGAAGTCGTCCTGAACTTCCTGAGGTAAAGCATATGACTATATCTATACCTGAACGCACCCGTGCAAAGGTTAGACAACGCGAAGACCTAGCTTATTTCTACAACCCTTACCTAGTTATGGAGAGGGTGATCTGGGAGTTCAAGTATTCTAATCCTCCCTTTCCTACTGGAGAAGTTGTTGCCTACGACTACGCTGGGTTCATGCAATATCTAAACGAGACTGCGTCTGGGGATAATCCCAGGTACTTGGGTGGTAACTGGAATCTCTGGCTGCACCTAACTGACGAAGAACTAGAACTGTACGCGGAGTATTTAGAGTAATGACTACGATTACTGGAACCTTCTCCAACGGTGCGGCGGTAGTCCCAGGTAAACTGGTTGTTACCTTAGTCTCTGGGACTGTTAAGGACACCGCACCTAAGACTGTATACCTACCAAAACCTATAGAAGTTCTCTGCCCTTCTGGGGCTGTGCCAGGCGGTACAAACTTAGAGGAGACCGAAACTAAGAACGTCTCGTACCTCTTCGAGTATTTTCCTAGAATCTCCACGAGCCCTGATGTCTTCAGCGAAGACCAACTATCGCCTTTTCCCTTCTATGCGGTAGTTCCTAATATAGCCAGCGTAGACCTAGCAGACCTAGCACCAACAGGTTATGTGTCAGATACCCTGGCAACAGGTGCATTACGCATTGCTCGCGTGATTGCAGGCGACCCCAGTTTGGCTAGTAGTATCGGAGGTGTAAACCCACGAGGTGCATACAACAACGCCACCGCCTACAAGCGGGGAGATATTGTAAGTTACCTCAACCGTGCCTTCATAGCCACCCAGACCGTCCCATTTACAGGTTTTGTGCCCACAAACACAAGCTATTGGATG contains:
- a CDS encoding phage antirepressor KilAC domain-containing protein codes for the protein MTTLTHYAQDGLEIYIDHETGESFASAKGYSRMANVEYDTIKKRCQRGGCDQAEIPTEQGIRWGTLVTEDLIAEWLPKDNPAAATQLLKLGVRLFMHKLAGYEHKAAQPQLPTSYLDALKALVQSEEEKLALSLKAQEQAAIIEELQPKAEIYEQLCENYEGTFDLGTASKVMGFKDLGQKRLFAKLREMNIIFGRNNIPYQEFMERGYFIVKETHSPNGRHVAFQPRLTQRGLNWLTAKLKEWGYKPQEA
- a CDS encoding baseplate J/gp47 family protein, whose product is MSDITETLNSIILDERDEEQIVEAAQVRVFNASGGALDDFTENSPVAALIQGQAFAASELLYHVNRLPIAIIIDFLKVAGVTRRLGTKAAATLTFTLTTPLSNSFVIPAGFEVIDSTGSLSFLTDTALTIPPGLTTGSVTATAEATGSAYNVSSFTLIGIPNPLTFLGSVTNLEAANGGSDAETDDEVITRGLTQLRVRAPISSSDFEFLVETELGAGSRCRAIGLLAANRVTQQRGAIHLFVLNANQEPANSAQIVQIQRLLADQIPLGSSLFVSPMEILNVSADLICRLAPGREPEATADELWEAYTAYLNPSQYELDKDVLLNEVEFVLRGTGAIRDIQSLLLNDQPLNIPLPNAYTLPSAFSLNMTLVNDEGVAFEILRGAGEPE
- a CDS encoding phage tail protein, producing MDTKEAWDTGRPIFSRLPDVYQDNQVADWLTVFFDELLVGTKTLVDSIPRQLNPTTCDAVWLDQIAPLFGFSSLYWDRGWPEASKRLLLANAYTIIWAKRGTRESISFVLDALNIQHEIWEGSSFILGSSQVSIDRLGDGAWEYKILLPRRYPFNGQEFQLARKINYLFGNVWCESEVTYRDTITGSDFPGAANQTNTELDFSDPTNSAYLLLGL